The proteins below are encoded in one region of Kogia breviceps isolate mKogBre1 chromosome 8, mKogBre1 haplotype 1, whole genome shotgun sequence:
- the TEX48 gene encoding testis-expressed protein 48, whose translation MAAACREQRGCTRHCDQEPAHQNLASKIFCLCCKCCEEPNATDDSKIPSQTQELQSSKHGLQKDELHRQNLKQDNEVSHVILGKSLLHPEKRTSYFNSSEFEDVNSHVSKRGFHKRNLSRYSQDRWPYQPCLIGRP comes from the exons ATGGCTGCAGCGTGCCGCGAGCAGAGAGGCTGCACCCGGCACTGTGATCAGGAAC CAGCCCACCAAAACCTGGCCTCGAAGATCTTCTGTTTATGCTGCAAATGCTGTGAGGAACCCAATGCCACAGATGACTCCAAGATCCCCAGTCAAACTCAAGAGCTTCAGTCATCAAAGCATG GTCTGCAGAAGGATGAGCTTCACAGACAAAATCTCAAGCAAGATAATGAAGTGTCCCATGTGATTTTGGGAAAATCCCTGCTCCATCCAGAAAAGAGAACCTCCTATTTCAATAGCAGTGAGTTTGAGG aTGTGAATTCACATGTTTCCAAAAGAGGATTTCACAAGAGAAACCTAAGCCGCTACTCTCAGGATCGCTGGCCATACCAGCCATGCCTCATTGGGAGACCCTGA
- the TMEM268 gene encoding transmembrane protein 268, with the protein MACEPQMDPGGAAGPLPTSSPGWSALPGGSPPGWGRELHNGQVLTVLRIDNTCAPISFDLGAAEEQLQTWGIQVPAEQYRSLAESALLEPQVRRYIIYNSRPVRLAFAVVFYVVVWANIYSTSQMFALGNHWVAVLLVTLAAMSLTLTLVLIFERHQRKANANTDLRLAAANGALLRHRVLLGVTDTVEGCQSVIQLWFVYFDLETCVQFLSDHVREMKTSQESLLRSRLSQLCVVTETGVSPSVAEGPENLLEEAPLLPSSPRPTERTLMQTELRQLIPEAEPEEMAQQLLAVFGGYYIRLLVTSQLPQALGTRHTDSPRIPCPCQLIEAHILGTGCCPFLAR; encoded by the exons ATGGCGTGTGAACCGCAGATGGACCCCGGCGGGGCGGCCGGCCCCttgcccacctcctcccctggGTGGAGCGCCCTGCCTGGCGGGAGCCCTCCTGGCTGGGGGCGAG AGCTCCACAATGGCCAGGTCCTCACCGTTCTCCGGATTGACAATACCTGTGCACCCATCTCCTTCGATCTGGGAGCCGCCGAAGAACAACTGCAGACCTGGGGCATTCAG GTCCCGGCTGAGCAGTACAGGAGCCTGGCTGAGAGTGCCCTCCTGGAGCCCCAAGTGAGAAGATACATCATCTACAACTCGAGGCCTGTGCGGCTGGCCTTCGCTGTG GTGTTCTACGTGGTGGTGTGGGCCAACATCTACTCCACCAGCCAGATGTTCGCCCTGGGGAACCACTGGGTGGCCGTGCTGCTCGTGACCCTGGCTGCCATGAGCCTGACCCTGACTCTTGTGCTCATTTTCGAGAGACACCAGAGGAAG GCCAACGCCAACACGGATCTGAGGCTGGCAGCTGCCAACGGAGCCCTCCTGAGACACCGGGTGCTGTTGGGGGTGACAGACACAGTGGAAGGCTGCCAGAGTGTGATTCAG CTCTGGTTTGTCTACTTCGACCTGGAGACCTGTGTGCAGTTTTTGTCCGACCATGTTCGAGAAATGAAGACGAGCCAAGAG TCCTTGCTGAGAAGCAGATTGAGCCAGCTGTGTGTTGTCACGGAGACTGGGGTGAGCCCCTCAGTGGCCGAGGGGCCGGAGAACCTGCTGGAGGAAGCTCCTCTCCTGCCCAGCAGTCCTCGTCCCACGGAGAGGACACTCATGCAGACCGAGCTGCGCCAGCTTATTCCTGAGGCCGAGCCGGAG GAAATGGCCCAGCAGCTGCTGGCAGTGTTTGGTGGCTACTACATCCGACTCCTGGTGACTTCTCAGCTCCCCCAGGCATTGGGCACACGACACACAGACTCTCCAAGGATTCCATGCCCCTGCCAGCTCATAGAAGCCCACATCCTGGGTACAGGGTGCTGCCCATTCCTGGCCAGGTGA